Below is a window of Virgibacillus sp. NKC19-3 DNA.
TTTTATGCTTTTTCTTTTTAAGTTCAGCTAACTCCTGGTCTACTTTACTTTCTTCAAGTGACTCAAATTCATCATCCAGCGTACGGGCGGCCTGCGATAAGTCTTTTGATGTTTCTGCTTCTGCCTCATATTCAAGAACTTTTTCCTCCATTCGCTCAAATCCCTGCCTTGATTCATCACTGCCGATCGCTGACATTGTTCGATTCATTTTCGTTTTTGTTTGCGCTGTTTCGGCACGTGCTTTAAGGGAATCTTTTTTCAGTTTCATTTGGTTATATTCTTTTTTCATTTCATCCAGTTTTTCTTTAATTTCATCACAGTCATTTTTGGCATTGGCCCATGATTCTTCCAATACTTCAAATTGCTGTTCATTTTCCGCTTTATCTTCAAGTGCCCTTCTTGCTAAATCGTCATTTCCAGCTTCCACGGCCTGTTCTGCTTGCATTTGCCTTTTATCCACCAAGGCTTTAGCATCATTGGCCTTACGCTTAAGCATTTTCTCATTCGCCATTTGCTGGGCAACAGCACTTTCTGCTTCTTGAATATCTTCTTCCATATCCCGCATGAACTGATCCAGCATTTTCACAG
It encodes the following:
- a CDS encoding PspA/IM30 family protein; this encodes MFTFFRRIKTVVGSELNAMLDKAEDPVKMLDQFMRDMEEDIQEAESAVAQQMANEKMLKRKANDAKALVDKRQMQAEQAVEAGNDDLARRALEDKAENEQQFEVLEESWANAKNDCDEIKEKLDEMKKEYNQMKLKKDSLKARAETAQTKTKMNRTMSAIGSDESRQGFERMEEKVLEYEAEAETSKDLSQAARTLDDEFESLEESKVDQELAELKKKKHKN